TATAGGGACACTGGGTGGGAAGGAACGTGGAGCAAAGATGGATCCAGTGTTAAGCATGTTCTTTAGGTGGGAGGCAGGTAGCCACTTCTGACGGTCTCTGGCCCTTTCTACTTGGTTTTGAACTGTTTCAGGTACTCCAGGATGTCTGACTTGACCATGCTGACGGGAGCCTTGTGGAACCAGCGCATGACAGGGACTCCATCAGGCCCCACCAGGAACTTCTCAAAGTTCCAGCGGATGTCATGGACCTTCATGGGCTCCCAGAAGAGTTGGCTTGCTGAGCCCAAAAGATCAGAGGTTGGAGGGCAGGAGTTCTGGAGCAGAGATAGGAAAAATAGtagttttttttctgcttctctgtgaTCCAGTTTTATACCCAGCCCTAGAAGAGTCTACTCACCATCCTGCGTCTCAACATACTGACTACCTGACATGCTCCCAATGAACCACAGATATTTCAATGCAACATTACCAACATAGCAACTAGCAATCAACcaagagctagagagtatgaccgtaaacagaaaatattcctcccttccctgtctgcccctcccaGGATTATATCATGGTGTGTCAGTAAAATactatcttttgttttctttgataagTCATATCATTCTATAGCTTCAGGTTtcttagctggaaaaaaaaaaatggtttggttTAGAGTAGTCGTTCCCAGAGTTGGGCTTCATAGTCTGGTAAAAGTTCAATAACTATTTTTTGGAGATTAATGTAAAATAACCAACATTTATTTTGacaataagaaaaatcaaaagtcacggggcacctgggtggctcagatggttaagcgtctgccttcggctcaggtcatgatcccagagtcctgggatcgagtcccgcatcgggctccctgctcagcagggagtctgcttctccctctgtctctctctctctgtctctgtctctcatgaataaataaaaaaaaatttaaaaaaaaagaaaaatcaaaagtcGACTATaactgtaaatttaaaaatgaacagatttttaagtattaggttgaagaaaataaaattgatcgTATCACCATTTTTGGTACCACACAAATGGTAATTTGTATGATTTAACCAAATATGAATTTAGTATCAGAATAAATGATGGTCTTTTATATTCAATAAATTGAGCTTTGCAAAAAACTCTGCacattgtggggtttttttcagtTTGCCATGGATGGATGAAAATTTCAACAAGGACCAGACTTGTTTGGCGGGCCAGCCTAAGAGGACTTTGGGTGGTTCTGTGGTCTTCCGTGGTTCTAACACTCAGTGGCTCCCCGGTCCATTACCACATCTCCATTCTGTACTCCACGTCTGTCTCCCCGATTGCATAGGGGTcccccagggaggggctgggccccTTAGTAGGTCTGGGCTCCCTGTGTGGCACAGCTTCTCGCACCTACGAGAGATTCTATGACTGATGGTCAATGAACCGATCATTGCCGTTCATTTGGGGGCATCGGTCCCCAGCACAGCTGCCACGCTCGGTGGCCTGTACTTGAAGCTCACGGCTCACAATGGATCTTCCCATGATTCCTGAACTTATCTGAGCATTTCTTTCCAAGGAGTCCAATCTCAATCCTAGAAATGAGCCCCATGCTTTCAGGGGAATCTCTACCTACTTGACCAATTCAAGGCAGGTGGGTGGTTACTCACCTTCAGGAAAGTAAAGaccttctgttctttttctccattcaCATCCCCTTTCTCAAAGAGCTGAAAATTGGGGACAAAGCCACCACCCGGACGCACATACCTGCAATGAACCAGAGTGTTCCCAAGAGGGTCCAAGTTAGGACAAGGAGTTTGGTAACGGCCACCACAACTCCACAAAAGGAAGTTAGAGATAAAGAGAGATGGTAGACAGGGAAGGTGAGGAAAGAAAGATGTCTGGGGGTCAGGACTTCATGCTTTAGGGAGCCAGTAGGCTGGAAGGCAGTATTTGAAGGTCGGGATTCCCGGTTCATTTCTATCTCCCACAGCCCCTCCTGTGCCCTGCACTGCTTTTCCCGTCCATATTCCCCTAGTGTCACCATCAAGAACTCGAGGCAGAGTGAACGCGTGGGCATCGCCAGCCACGCAAAAGCTTGCACGTGAAGCTTCACAAGGATGTTCCTGAACCCAATGATCCACCACCCGCCCCAGAAACTTCCAGAAGAAGAGGCctccaggcagaaggaggaagggaagtccTGACAGGGCCTGTGGAGGGTCCCGGGCCGGCACTCACTTGAGCCCAGAAAGGATCTCTGAGTTCTTTCCTGGTTCttgttttccaaactggttgCAGGGAAAGCCCAGCACAACGACACCAGAAGGCTTCAGCTCGTCCTGCAGTGCATTCAGTTCTGCGGGGAGACAATGAGCAGCGTGGGCAGCCCGGCCTGGAGCAGCGGGGGACCTCGGCACGTGTCCATCTGTCACACGCGCACAGTGAGGACTGTAAGGGGAAGGTTGGAGATTACAGAGACTGGGGAGGCAGAGCACAAAGCTAGAACACAGGTTGCCAGAAACACACCCAGATAGCTGCCATCTTTCTTGTGTGGCGGTTCCCTACGTGGCCCCACTGCACCATCCAGGAGGGGCGCCCCTAGAGAGCACAGATGGGTTAGCCCGTGGGTGGGGCGGGAGGCCTGCTGGATTTTGAAGGGAATTAAAAGTTAAATGCCAGGTCAGCTTCCTTAGTGGGGATCGACCGACTGatcaaacatttttaagaagaagGCAAACAAAATGGACCTGCTTCCCCTGCCCCTTTGTGCCCCACGATGACACACCTGAcaccccagccacccccccccccaggagcacTGTTTGGTCCCCTCACCTGGGCACTGTGGAGGGAAGCAGAAATCTGAGCCCGGCTCCGGACCATTCTCTACTCTCTTGTCAACTGCAGTGACCTAACCGATGCCATCTCCCCGGGACACTCACTGGGCCTCCAGGCTACAAACTCCAGACTGCTTTCTACTGATGCCAGGAGGGCTTCCAACTTGTTTGTCTAGACCCGTACCAGAGTTTCCAGCGTCAGCCACTCTCAGTCCCGACTAATTCAGTCCCAGGGCCCGTCGGCCCCAGACTCAGCTCCACCCGCTGCTGTCTCCCCTAAAGCCCTCGGCTTACATGACGGTGCCTTCCTGCCGCCATAGGTTTCTCAGCTACCATCCATACTCGCCTTCCTCGTCCGCCATCAAGAATACGTCCTTCCTAGGGCAGAAACACTCAGCAGACCCTGCTTCTAGTCCTCCCGCAAAGGCCTTCAACTCTGAATTTCCGCGTCTGGAGTAAAATCTGAAtgagacactttttaaaattctcatgtTCTAATTTAGTAAGTTACGTCACAGCAACAGAGAGGAAAACTGTGGCTTCAAATAAATGAGGAAGCTCATGTATCGATAGAGAAGAATATCTGAGATATTGTATTATGTgaaaaagcaaggtgcagaatcagctgtgtgtgtatttgcatatATGAGAGAGAGATTTGCTTGCCTGTACATTaaagatttatgaaaatataCACCATAAACTGATAACCCTGGTTacccaaaaagaagaaaggtgggagatctcactcttttttttttttttcttaaacatggagcccaacacagggcttgaattcacgaccctgagatcaagacctgagctgaaacaaagagtcaggcactcaaccaactgagccacccaggcgccccctggacgTTTTCACTCTTAAACTCTTTtgcatcttttaaattttcaatgtGAATATATTCCCTATTCaacacaaatttaaattaaaactaaattgaAACAGATTTAAAAGCAGATTCACATTCCACGGAACTGCTGTTTATATATCACAACTTTTTAAACTtactatatttttcttcaaatttaacttttttttttctaaatgttttatttatttattcatgagagtgagacagagagaggcagagggagaagcaggctccccaccgagcagggagcctgatgtgggagtcaatcccaggaccctgggatcatgacctgagctgaaggcagatgcttaaccatctgagccacccaggtgcccctcaaatttaactttttgaaggGAGGAAAACCCCTACTTGCTAAATGATACTAAACTGTTGTTTAGGCTCTTATAATTGGATCCtgagattttatataaattaaataaagatttagTCTGTAGCTTTTCAGGTTCTCCCTAGGGCtgattatacataaaaataataaatataaagtgaccccaaaattcttttaaatgtcaCATCTTCCTATAATCtgcatttctgaaaatatctttttatgcACAATTTCaccattaaatttaaaaagtctagGTTCTCTTGGTGAATGTGagccatttgttttttgttgttctttgaaggaggggctattttttttttttaaagattttatttatttgacagagagagacacagcaagagagggaacacaagcatggagcccgatgcggggctcgatcccaggatcctgggatcatgacctgagctgaaggcagacgcttaacagctgagccacccaggggccccaggaggggCTATTTCAATATAACTTTTCCCTAAATCAAGCACCCCCCCCTCTGTATTAGTCCTTTTaggttgctataacaaatacAATAGACCAAGGGGCTTGTGAACAATAAGAACccattcctcacagttctggaagtccaagatcacggTGTTAATATGGTGGGGTTGTAGCAAAGGCCCTCTACTAGGTTGCAGACTTCAGGCCTCTCCCATGGTGCAAGGGCTGAGGGGTTCTATGTGGTCTCTTTTTATAAAAGCCCTAATCCCACTCAGGGAGGTTCCACCCTCACGACCTCAACATCTCctgaaggccccacctcctgTTACCATCATATTGGGCATTGGGATTTCAGCAcaggaattttggggggacacaaacattcagaccatagcatcTGCtgactgttccttttttttctttttagagagacagtgtgagtggggtggggaggggcagagggagagagagaatcttaatcaggctttGCActggctcaatctcacgaccctgagataaaaacctgagctgaaatcaagtcgcttaaccgactaagccacccaggagcccctgaaagttaattttaaaatatcaaaatttagtGAGCCATGTATCTTAGAGGTAAGAttgcaatatatttaaatttaagtggtgttaaaaaaaagaaaattcttggaTTTCTTATCACTGAAATCCCATTAAGACAAATtgatggggaaaaaagacaaattgatGGGACTTTATATTTTTGATCAGTTGACTAGACACCAATGTCAACATGtggaaaatttttcttaaaaactgctcatatggggcgcctgggtggctcagttggttaagtgactgccttcggctcaggtcatgatcctggagtcccaggatcgagtcccgcatcaggctccctgctcagtggggagtctgcttctccctctgaccctcttccctctcgtgctctctcattctctctctctcaaatatataaataaaatctttaaaaaaaaactgctcacATATTATTTTGACTCATTTCTTTGTGGCATTTGGTACAATTAACCTTTTGCATTAATcttgaaaaaagcattttaaaaaagcagaaaaattaagTCTGTGGCATGTCAGAAACTGCATTTATCTCTATTACAATCCATCTGAAACTTTAAATAACCTTTTCTGGATCAACATGGAAACCAAATTCTTCCCCATGAGTACACAAAGAAAATCCACTTCAGTCATCTAGAAGAAGGTCGGGCCACACTTGGAGATAGAGCATCTTTCCAAATAGCCATCACGCTAAAGATTACCCATGAGAAAGCTACATTTCCCTCTTCTCTgtcacggtgggggggggggggctgcggAATCCAAGAGCATTTTCCAAAAGATCCAAGATCTGTCCTCTCTGCTATTGTTCCCAGAAGTCACCAATGAGAAGGATAAAGGCAGCCCCTTGCAAGCTAGACTCTGGCCTGGGGTCATAGCTAGGGCTTTGTGTCCTCCTGTTAAACAAtttcacaggggcgcctgggtggctcagtcagttaagcgccttgccgtcagctcaggtcatgatcctgagccATGATCCcaccatggtcccagggtcctgggatctaggcccacatcgggctccttgcttagcagggaagcctgcttctccctctccctctgcctctccccctgcttgtgctcatgctttctctctctgacaaataaataaaatcttaaaaaaaaaaaaaacaacgaattTCACAGGACATCAATATCACACAACATCATGGTCACAGTGATCATGATAAgtcaagacaaaaacaagaccaCTCCATAATCATATTTAACACAGACAAAACATGAACCTTGTCCAAATTGCAAAAATGGCCAAGCATCTCCCTGCCAATGTAAGTGACTTCTGCTTCTTTACCAGCTACAGTTTTAGAGCTGTATTCCTACGACCTTGTAGATATGATTTATTAAGACATATCTGAATCACAGTCACAGAATTCTCCCCATTTCCTGACAGCATCCAATTCAGTGCAAAGCTTCAGTTCCTCGAATCCTTCCCCAAAGCACCTAACACAAGCCCAGATTCTCAGATAAGTTCTTTCTAGCACTTTCTTAATGAGAAGCCCCATGGTTCCCTAGAGTATACGTTCTCCCTCAGGGCATCGAGCAACAAACCCCACTTGTTCAGTGATAGGTAGGTTCCTGGTGGTCTTTGATTAAATCTTTGGGAGAATCTTATTTCTCAAATCTGTAGATAACTCTCTTGTCCTCGGAAGGAGTACAGCAGTGACAGGATTTAGGGGGACAGACGCCCATGATCACCTATCCCCCCCTCACTCCGCTCCTCCCAATAATAAATTAGGAAAACTTCTGGAATTAGAATATGGCCACATCTGACAAAGCTAGTTCCAGAGGAATTGAAACCTGAGCTCTTACCGGGGTACTGAGCTGTCAGGCCACAGTAGGTAGCCACGTTGACAAAGAGGACGTGCTTGCCCGCGTACCGCTTGAACGGAATGTGCTCCTCTTCATTGAGGCTGAGGGCTCCATACTCATAGATGGTGCCCGTCACCCCCTTGTAGCAATCCATCTGGAATgtaacaaaaccacaatgatgtgATAATAAGATAAACAATAACCCCCAACACGCGTGGACTTTTGCAAAGCACTCAGAGATCTTTCATGTAATACCTCAAAATTCGAAGAACCAAAGAGACTTTTTCCAGTAATATTTTTAGTTATGGTGAGGCCACAACTACAATGTGTGTCTTATAAGTTAAAATCCTTTCTGTGTGGGGGACGcctagctggcttagtcagtagggcgtgcgactcttgatcttggggttgtgagttcgagccctatgttgggtgtagagattacttaaaaaataaaatctttaaaaaaaaaaaaagcctgtgggGGGGGGCCGGACAAGCACTTTGTGATGTTCCCAGCTTTGGTCTCTCAATGGATATCGCCCCGCAAACTGGGATGTAGAATCCCAAGAAAACTGTAGACAGGAAGGGCTGGATCTTTCCGACTCCGAGGTCAGTTCTGCTCCAGTTTGAAGGGATCTGATACTCAAAAATGCAGCCTTTTATTCACAAGAGGGCTTTCTACGGCTGTAATTGCCCCCCAAGCAGGCAGTAGTGGCTGACATAGACCTGGACGCCCCCCATAGGTtgccttgtttttatttcatagagGGGAGATGGTCTTACAAATGCTGGTCTTGGAGCATTTTATGTGCATCATCTTACACGTCCCAGGGAACCAAAAACAGAGCACTCAGAGCAGTTTGAAGACCTGAACAAGTATCACCAAGGCATATTAGAAATGCAAGTTCCtgagacacttctccaaagaagacatccagatggccaacagacacattaaaagatgctccacaccatcagggaaatacaaatgaaaacctcaatgagataccacctcacaccaggcagaatggctaaaattaacaagtcaggaaatgacagatgttggcgaggacttggagaaagg
Above is a window of Zalophus californianus isolate mZalCal1 chromosome 7, mZalCal1.pri.v2, whole genome shotgun sequence DNA encoding:
- the GPX6 gene encoding glutathione peroxidase 6 isoform X2, whose protein sequence is MDCYKGVTGTIYEYGALSLNEEEHIPFKRYAGKHVLFVNVATYCGLTAQYPELNALQDELKPSGVVVLGFPCNQFGKQEPGKNSEILSGLKYVRPGGGFVPNFQLFEKGDVNGEKEQKVFTFLKNSCPPTSDLLGSASQLFWEPMKVHDIRWNFEKFLVGPDGVPVMRWFHKAPVSMVKSDILEYLKQFKTK
- the GPX6 gene encoding glutathione peroxidase 6 isoform X1; the encoded protein is MLRQLWASWLFPLFLAGLAQPTQKMKMDCYKGVTGTIYEYGALSLNEEEHIPFKRYAGKHVLFVNVATYCGLTAQYPELNALQDELKPSGVVVLGFPCNQFGKQEPGKNSEILSGLKYVRPGGGFVPNFQLFEKGDVNGEKEQKVFTFLKNSCPPTSDLLGSASQLFWEPMKVHDIRWNFEKFLVGPDGVPVMRWFHKAPVSMVKSDILEYLKQFKTK